From the genome of Candidatus Defluviilinea proxima:
AGAATATGAGAAAGTTAGGAATTTCCTAAACAGGAATAAATAATTGGAACCAGATTGTATGAAGAAGTTTTGGGTTGTTGGTTTTATTGTAGTTTTTCTGTTTGCTGCCATGTATTTTGCAGTCAATAATTTTTTAACCCCAATCAATTTGGGGGCACAACCATTTCCTTTGACAAAAAAATGGGCGGTTTCTTTAAATAGCGGATCAATATTCGACAGTATTGTTGAATTATCAAAAACTGGAGACGGAGTTTTACTTGCAAAAACAAAAGAAGGTATTTATGCTTTGCAGGAAAATTCTGGTGCAGTGATGTGGTTCTTTGGGCTAAAAAATCAACTCCAACCACGCCCAGCCATTGCATTTGATGGAATCATTTATACATCAGACAGCAAATATCTTTTAGCAATCTCTCAAAAAGATGGAAAACTAATTTGGGAGCAGGCAGTTGGTAGCGCCAATTGGATAGTTGATGTTTCAAAAGACATGGTGCTTGTCAATGAAGTTGCGAACGATATAGTTTCTTTTGATGCTAAGACAGGCAATTTGCTTTGGCGTAAAGGGGTTGGACGAGGCTTTGTTGCTGCATATATCGATGGTGATTTAATTTATATTCCAGACAACGGTATAGAAGCAGTCGACGCTCAAACAGGTTCAGTAGTTTGGGGTGATGGGGATGATCCAATCGGTGATTCTGCTTTCCTAGATGGGGTTATTTACTATGCACTGGGAGACAGCATTATAGCTTTCGATGCTAGAAAAAGAATTGAATTGTGGAGTGTGTTTTTATCAGGCTTTGGTTTCAAACGTCCATTAATTCACGGAGACTATGTATTTGCGATTGACAGGGATTATCTATATGCTATTCGTCGTTCCAATGGTTTTCTGGAGTACAAAATCGCATTAGATGCCCCACAAAGCCCAAGTTTTTTAGATGACGAAGTATATGTTAGAGGTCTATTTAATCGAGCTATTTGGGTTTTTGATGTAAATACTAAAAAACAAATAGGCTTGTTAGGTACTGCAATGCCAGTATTGCTAGGCGTTGAAAATCAAGACATGATATCTGGTAGAGATATGCTGGTATTTGCTACAGGCAATCGCCTGTTCGCTTACAAAAAATAATTGAGGAATATCGATGAATTCATTAATTGCCATCATCATGGGTTCCAAGTCTGATTGGGAGACGATGGAACATGCTACCAAGGTTCTCGATGAGTTGAAGATTCCATATGAAGTGAAAATCGTTTCGGCGCATCGCACGCCTGATCTGCTTTTTCAATTTGCAGAGTCGGCTCATGAGCGTGGCATTGAAGTCATCATTGCGGGAGCAGGCGGTGCGGCGCACTTGCCTGGCATGACTGCCGCCAAAACGCATCTGCCTGTGCTTGGTGTGCCTGTCCAATCGAAGGCGCTCAATGGCATGGATTCGCTGCTCTCCATCGTGCAGATGCCTGCGGGCATTCCTGTCGGCACGCTCGCCATCGGTCGTGCGGGAGCGGTCAATGCGGCGTTGCTAGCGGCGTCCATCGTTGCCAACAAACATCCCGAGCATCTCGATGCCTTGCTTGCCTATCGCGCCAAGCAGACTCAGTCCGTTTTGGATAACCCCGATCCGCGAGCAGATAACGGATGACAATGATCGGTATTTTAGGAGCGGGACAACTGGGACGGATGCTGGCATTAGCTGGATATCCACTCGGACATCGCTTCCGCTTCTTAGACCCCGCTTCGGACTCACCTGCAGGTTTGCTCGCTGACCATTTGGCATTGGACTACGCTGATACATCTGCCCGCGAGCAATTCGCAAATGGACTCGATGTAATCACATACGAGTTCGAGAACGTCCCTGTGGATGCGGCGCGACATCTGGAGAAGTTCGTCCCTGTCTACCCGCCTTCAATTGCGTTGGAGAAAGCACAAGATCGATTTGTTGAGAAATCATTTTTCTGTGAATTAGGCATTCCAACTCCCAAGTTCACAACGGATTTATCAAAAACAGATGCTATTGGTTTTCCTTCTGTGTTGAAGACTCGCCGTATGGGATACGATGGCAAAGGTCAAAGCATTGTTCATTCTCAAGCAGAATTGGCTGCTGAAAAAGCAAAAGATTGGATTTTAGAAGAATTCGTTTCATTCGACCGTGAACTTTCCATCATTGCTGTGCGGAATAGATCTGGCGAGACGAAGTTCTATCCATTGATCGAGAATCATCATCGTGATGGGATCTTGCGGCTGTCTCTTGTGACTGGGAATGTCTCGGTAGAGTTACAGAAGCAAGCGGAAGAGTATGCAACAAAGATAATGTCTGCTTTGAATTATGTTGGTGTGTTGACAATTGAGTTCTTTGAGAAGGACGGTCACTTGCTGGCAAATGAAATGGCGCCACGCGTTCACAACAGCGGGCATTGGACGATCGAAGGGGCGGTGACGTCTCAGTTTGAGAATCAGGTTCGGGCGGTGACTGATGCGCCGCTTGGGAGCACGAATCCGCTTGGGGTGTGTGCCATGGTCAATTTGGTAGGAACGCTTCCAGATGAGACATCCATTCTGAAGATCGAAGGCGCGCATTTGCATTTGTATGATAAAGCTCCACGACCGAAACGTAAGATCGGTCATATTACATTGGTTGAAAAAGATTTAGAAACTTTGCAGGAAAAACTTAACGAGATAAGGAATGTGTATGACGAATTTTGATGAATCACCAAAAGAAGAGTGCGGAGTTATTGGTATCTTTGCGCCGAATGAGGACGTGGCGCGCATGACTTTCTTTGGGTTGTATGCCTTACAGCATCGTGGACAGGAAGCCGCGGGGATGGCGGTTGCGGATGGACAGGTGATGGCGATGCATAAGGGTGTGGGTTTTGTGTCGCGTGTTTTTACACCAGAGACGATGGCTGATCTGAATGGACATTATGCGATTGGACATACACGTTATTCGACGACAGGCTCATCATCGTTGCGAAATGCACAGCCGTTCATGATCGAGACGATTCATGGTCCGTTGGCGTTGGCGCATAATGGGAACTTGGTTAACTCGGCGGAGTTACGCAATGAGTTGATGGGGCAGGGTGTTGGTTTTTCATCGTCATCGGATACCGAAGTGATGACGATGATGTTGGCTCGTAATGAAGGCGCCACGTGGGAAGAACGCATCCGCAATGCGATGAAGAAGTGGGTGGGTGCGTATTCGTTGGTGATCTTGACGCGTGATTGTGTGTATGCGGTGCGTGACCCGTGGGGCTTTCGCCCGTTGTGCGTGGGATTGTTACCTGGCGGCGGACATGCGGTTGCATCTGAGACAGGCGCTTTGCACACATTGGGATGCGAAGCCATCCGCGATGTGAAACCTGGGGAAGTGGTGTCTTTATCGAACAGTGCGTTGAAAGTGATGCAAGCGATGAAGCCTGTGTCGCCAACAGCGATGTGTATCTTTGAGCATATTTATTTCGCCCGCCCCGACCAGACATGGGACAAAATCAATGTTCATCATGTGCGGCAAAGATTGGGAGAGGAGTTGGCGGGAGAAGTCATAAACGGACTTTCTCACGGACTCACGGAAGAAAACGGACAATTTGCTGACGTGGTTATCCCTGTGCCTGATTCTTCGATCCCTGCGGCGGTTGGGTTTTCGCGGGTGAGTAAGATCCCATACAACGATGGCTTTATCAAGAATCGTTATGTTGGCCGAACATTTATTGAACCAACGGATTCGCTTCGTAAGCGCGGTGTGGCATTGAAGTTCAATGTCATCAATGAAAATGTGCAGGATAAGCGAGTTGTGGTGATTGACGATAGTATCGTGCGCGGCAATACAACGGGACCGTTGATCAAATTGTTGCGCAATGCGGGAGCGAAGGAAGTACACATGGCTATCACATGCCCGCCGATCGCTCATCCGTGTTTCATGGGCGTGGACATGGGACGACACGAAGATTTGATCGCTTATCAACGCACCGTGGATGAGATCCGTGAATTGGTGGGGGCGGATAGTTTGCACTACTTGTCAGCAGATGGAATGATGCGCGCGCTCAAGCGGAAAGATGGGTTCTGTCAGGCGTGCTTTACCGGACAGTATCCGATCCCTGTAGATTTGTCGAATGTGAAGACTGGGTTTGAAAGGGTGACGAAGTAAATATGAATATTTTGGTCATTGGTTCGGGCGGGCGGGAACATGCGATTACATGGAAGGTGTGTCAATCGCCAAAAGCGGATAAGGTTTTTGTTTTGCCTGGTAACCCTGGGACAAGCCTGATTGCGACAAATGTTGAAGATGTATCTGTTGAGGACCATGTCGCAGTGGCATCTTTTTGCAAAGCCAATCAAGTTGATTTGGTCATCGTTGGTCCTGAAGTGCCTTTGGCAGGTGGGTTGGTGGATTCGTTGTCAGAGGCAGGCATTCACTGTTTCGGACCGAAGCAGGCATCGGCTGAGATCGAGGCGTCGAAAGTCTTCTCCAAAGATTTTATGGCGCGACATAATATCCCGACGGCTAAATATTTCACCTTCACGAGAATTGACGAAGCCACGCGTTGTTTGCAATCCATTGATTATCCGATTGTTATCAAGGCTTCGGGGCTCGCGGCGGGGAAGGGTGTGATCTTGCCTAAGACGGATGAAGAGGCGACGTCTGCTCTTGAAGATATTTTGACAAAGAAAATTTTTGGTGATGCTGGTATGGAAGTTGTCGTCGAAGAACGGATGACGGGGCCAGAAGTTTCGTTGATGGCGTTCACAGATGGAACAACGGTTGTGCCGATGGTTCCTGCGCAAGATCACAAGCGATTGTTAGATGGCGACAACGGACCGAACACGGGCGGCATGGGTGCGTATGCGCCTGCACCAGTGTTTACCGATGCGATGTTACAGGAAACGATTGAAAAAGTTTTGCAACCTGCTGTGGATGGATTACGAAACGAAGGACGCAAGTTCGTTGGCGTGTTATATGCAGGTTTGATGCTCACGCCGAATGGTATTCGTGTGCTGGAGTTCAACTGTCGCTTTGGTGACCCCGAAACGCAGGTGGTGCTTCCGCTTTTGGAAACGGACTTGGTCGAGATCGCCGAAGCATGTGTGGATGGTCGTTTGAAGGAAGTTAACATTCGCTGGAAAAGTGGCGCGGCGGTTTGTATTGTGCTGGCAAGCAAGGGCTATCCAGAAAAACCTGAAAAAGGACAGGTCGTTTCGTTTGGCAAATTGCCTGAAGATATGATCTGCTTCCATGCAGGGACGAAACAAGATGGTGCGAATGTCCTCACGGCAGGCGGGCGTGTGTTTGGTCTCGCTGCATGGTCGGGTGATATCGCGAGTGTAGTTGAGAAAGTGTATGCAAACATTGATAAAGTTGAATTCGATGGAATGCAATACCGCAAAGACATTGCCCATCGTGCTCTGGAAGGTGCCAAATGACAAACTCGTATGCTTCTTCTGGTGTAGATATTGACGCAGGCAATCGTGCCGTTGAGTTGATGAAGGATGCAGTCAAAGCCACATATAACGAATCCGTGCTTGCTGGCATCGGTTCGTTCGGCGGTCTCTTCGATGCGTCTGCCCTCAAACAAATGAATCACCCTGTGCTCGTCGCCTCCACCGATGGCGTTGGCACCAAGGTCAAGCTTGCTGCGTCCGTTGGTCGTTATCGCGGCATCGGGCACGACATTGTCAATCACTGCATCAACGACATTCTCGTGCAGGGTGCCCGTCCGTTTTTTTTCATGGATTACTTCGCCACGTCCAAGCTCAACCCTGAACAAACTGCGGAAGTAGTGACGGGTATCGCCGAAGCCTGCAAAGAATCAGGGATGGCATTGCTGGGTGGCGAGACTGCCGAAATGCCAGGCGTGTATCGCGATGGAGAATTTGACGTGGCTGGGACGATCGTTGGCGTATTGGAACGTGACCGCATCTTGCCCCGCCCGAACCTGCTCGCTGGTGACCTGATCCTTGGTCTACCCTCAAGCGGACCTCACACCAACGGTTATTCGCTCATCCGCAAAGTCTTTGAAGGCGCGGACTTGGAAGTTATCGTCCCTGAACTCGGTGGTTCATTGGCAGATGCCTTGCTTGCATCACATCGTTCTTACTTCAATGTGTTGTATCCTCATCTCGATAAAGTCAAAGCGCTGGCTCATCTCACTGGTGGTGGATTCATAGAGAACATTCCTCGCATCCTGCCTGAGAACTTGAATGCAGTTATTCATCAAGGTTCATGGCAAGTCCCGCCGTTGTGGAAGTTGGTCCAAAAAACGGGAAATATCTCCACCGAGGAAATGTTCCGCGTCTTCAACATGGGTATCGGCATGGTCGTCATTGTTGATAAAACTGATGCCGCCGATTTACAAAACGCTATTACCGAACCAACCTTCATCATCGGTGAACTAGTCGATGGTGAAAGAAAAACCATTTTGGCTTAAGTCCGTTCTTGTCCGTGAGTCCGTGACAAAGTCCGTTTATAAAAAGGAATCAAAATGAAAGACCTCACTCTTCGTTATGGAACAAACCCTAATCAATCTCCCGCTCGTGTGTATTTGCAAGATGGGGGAGACTTGCCCATCACCGTCCTTGGCGGCTCGCCAGGCTACATCAACTTGCTGGATGCGCTCAACGCGTGGCAGCTGGTCAGGGAGTTGAAGCAGACTATCGGTTTGCCTGCTGCGACTTCGTTCAAACATGTCAGCCCGTCGGGAGCGGCAGTCGCTGTCCCGTTGACCGATGTCCTCAAGAAGATTTACTTCGTGGATGATATGGAACTCTCTCCATTGGCTACTGCCTACGCCCGTGCCCGTGGCGTGGACAGGATGTCATCCTTCGGTGATTTCATCGCGCTATCGGATACGGTGGATGTGCCAACAGCAAAACTGATCGCGCGTGAAGTGTCCGATGGTGTGATCGCGCCTGCGTATGAGCCCGAAGCGTTGGAGATTTTGAAGAAAAAGAAACAAGGCAAATATGCCGTGGTGCAAATTGACCCTGCCTACGAACCGCAGTTGACCGAGGTGCGTCAGGTCTTTGGCGTGAGCATGGAACAACGCCGCAACGACCGCCCCGTGACGCGCGAAGACTTTGCGAATATCGTAACGAAGAAGAAAGACCTGCCTGAATCGGCTGTGCGTGACATGTTCATCGCGTGGATCACGCTCAAGTTCACGCAATCGAATTCTGTTTGTTATGTGACCGATGGACAGACCATCGGTGTTGGCGCTGGACAGCAATCGCGTGTGCATTGTGCACGTCTTGCTGGCTCCAAAGCGGACTTGTGGCGACTGCGACAACATCCATTTGTTTTGGCGTTGCCATTCAAAGAAGGCGTCAAACGCCCTGATCGTGACAATGCCATTGACCAGTTCCTGCAGCCAGATGTCACTGAAGAAGAGAAAAAGAATTGGGTGAATGTGTTCACTGAGATACCCAAGCAGTTGACAGCCGAAGAACGCCGCGCTTGGTTGGATGGCTTGACTGATGTCACGCTCGGTTCGGACGCCTTCTTCCCTTTCCGTGACTCAATTGACCGCGCTGTCAAAAGTGGAGTGAAATACGTTCTACAGCCTGGCGGCTCCAATCGTGATGAAGATGTCATCACCGCTTGTGACGAATACGGCATGACGATGGTCTTCTCGGGTTTGAGGCTTTTCCATCACTAGTAAGGGCGGATCGCGATCCGCCCCTACAAAATATGCTTATGATCAAACGCCTCGTCGTCCTTATCTCTGGTAATGGCTCTAATTTGCAAGCCATCCTCGACGCCTGCGCATCAGGTGAGCTTCCTGCATCGGTTGTCTGCGTCATCTCCAACAAAGCGGATGCATACGGACTCGTCCGTGCGAAGAATGCAGGAGTTGAAGCTATCCACTTCGCAAAACAGGGAGATGAGTCTCGCAATGAATATGATGCCCGACTCGCTGAACTCTTTCTCACTAAACAACCTGATTATGTAGTTCTTGCGGGATGGATGAGAATATTGACCTCATCGTTCCTCAATCACTTTCCCAGTCGAGTGGTCAACCTTCATCCCGCCTTGCCCGATACCTTTCCAGGGACTCACGCCATCGAACGTGCCTTTGAAGCTTATGGACGTGGCGAGATCGAACACACAGGAATCATGGTTCACCTTGTCCCTGACGAAGGCGTGGACAATGGTCCCGTGCTGGCAACAGAGATTGTTCCCATCAACAAGGACGATACACTTGAATCTCTCGAAGCACGTGTTCATCAAACAGAACATACTTTGCTGGTAAATACTCTAAAAATGGTGTTTGCCAATTCAGAGAAAATAATAGACGAAAAATGAAAACAAGAATTATTCTGATTCTGGTTGCTTTGTTGTTATCGGCGTGTGGCGCAAATAACACCGAAATCACACCAACGGTGACACCAGAAACAAAAGGAAGGCTACCCTTCCCATTCATAACAGATGTAAATCGTTATTCAGAGGTAATGGAATCGATTACTCCTAAAACTGTTATTGAACATTTTCCTGAAAGCGTTCCTTCTGAAGCTAGCAATGTAAAGTTCGCATATCAGCCACGAATAATGCAAGGCGCAATGTTTCTTGAGTTACTAATGACTCTCCCTGAAAGCCAAATCAATGAATTACAAGTCAAATACGGTGACTTAGAACAATATCATTACTCTGAGGAAAAAGGGCTTACAGATATTCCCGAGCCAATCTTGTATTTAATAAATGATGAAAGCACTGGCTTTGCTCAAAACTTCTCTATCTTTTTAATTAGTGCACAACCTGCTGGCAGTGAAGATTTTATTTGGAATCATGGAACGATGTATGGAGTCGGATTAAATAAAACAACATCTCAAGTAATCTACTGGTTTCAATACTGGTAAAACAAAATCATCTAATAAGGAAGATATCAAATGCCAATAGCAATTCTCTCTGTCCACGACAAAACTGGAATCGTCGAATTCGCCAAATCTCTCGCTGACCTCGGCTGGACTCTGCTTGCCTCAGGCGGGACCGCCAAACTTCTGCTTGACAACGGACTCCCCGTCACCGAAGTTGCGGATTACACCAAATCCCCCGAAATCCTCGGCGGACGTGTCAAGACTCTCCACCCCGCCATCCACGGCGGATTGCTTGCCCGTCCCACAGACGCCGACCACAAACAACTGCTTGACCTCGGCTGGGATTACATTGACCTCGTCGCTGTCAATCTCTATCCATTCGAAGAAACCATCGCCAAGCCCGATGTCACCTATGCAGACGCTATTGAAAACATCGACATCGGCGGTGTGACCCTCATCCGTGCTGCGGCAAAGAACCATGAACGTGTAACACTCGTCTGCGATCCATCCGACTATAATTCTGTCCTAGGCGAAATCCGTTCAGGTGGCATTACAGAGAAGACTCGCCAACGCTTGGCTATCAAAGGATTTGCATCCACTGCTCATTACGATACCGCCATACATGCATATTTGAAGAAACAGGCTGAATAAATACATTAACAACCATTTGTAGGGGCGACCCGCCCAGAGAAATCAGATCGTTTTGATTTCCAGTGATGGGTCGCCCCTACTTTACAACATAAGGAGAATACATGAACGAAGAACTTTTTGATCGCTTTGAATCCCTCACCTTTGACGATGTTCTCATCGTCCCTGGCTACACCGAAGTGTTACCAAATGAAACCGATGTCAAAGTCCAACTCACGCCGAACATTCAACTTAACATCCCGATTCTCTCCGCCGCCATGGACACAGTCACCGAAGCGCGATTGGCGATTGCCTTGGCGCGCGAAGGCGGTCTTGGCATCATCCACCGCAACATGCCGCCCGATGCACAAGCCGCCGAAGTCGAGAAGGTCAAGCGTTCGCAATCAGGCATGATCGTTGAGCCGATCAGCTTACAGCCTGATGCACCGCTCAGCAAAGCTGAAGAGATCATGTCCACGTATCACATCAGCGGTGTGCCGATCACAGATGAAAAAGGGAAACTCGTTGGCATCATCACTAATCGCGATATCCGTTTTGTCGAGGACTCGGATTACAACCTGCCCGTCAGGCAATTTATGACGGCGCAAGATAAGCTCATTACTGCAAAAGTTGGCATCTCAGCAAAAGATGCAAGAGACATCCTCCAAAAGCATCGCATTGAAAAACTTCCGCTTGTAGATGAGAACGGCATGTTGAAGGGGTTGCTTACGGTCAAAGATATTCAGAAGGCGCGCGAATATCCCAACGCCGCCACAGACTCCAAAGGACGTCTCATCGTCGGCGCGGCTGTCGGTGTTGGCAAAGACGTGGAGACTCGTGTTGAGTTAATGGTCAAGGCAGGTGTGGATGCGGTCACCATTGACACCGCTCACGGACATTCCAAAGGTGTGCTCGAAGCTATTCGTCGCATCAAAAGTGCGTGGAAAGATTTGCCTGTATTCGCTGGCAATGTTGTGACAGCCGAGGGTGTAGATGCGCTTGTCGAAGCAGGAGCAGACGCAATTAAAGTCGGAGTCGGTGCAGGATCCATCTGCACAACGCGCGTTGTATCTGGTGCGGGCATGCCACAAGTCTCTGCCATTTTCGAATGTTCACGTGCCGCACAAAAGCATGGCATCTCAGTCATCGCTGATGGTGGTATCAAATTCAGCGGCGATATCGTCAAGGCAATTGTCGCAGGCGGCAACGCGGTGATGCTCGGCAGTATGCTCGCGGGTCTTGAAGAAGCGCCTGGCGAAGTGATGATGTATGAGGGGCGGCGCTTCAAGGAATATCGCGGCATGGGCAGTCTCGGCGCGATGAAGGGCTACGGTGTTGATCGCTATGCCACAGGTCAAAGCGGAAGCGGAAAACTTGTCCCTGAAGGCATCGAAGGGCGCGTGCCGTATAAAGGTGCGCTTGGTGAATATGTGTATCAACTCGTTGGCGGTCTGCGTTCGGGCATGGGGTATGCAGGCGCGGCGTCGCTGAATGATCTGCGGACTAAAACCCGTCTCACGCGCATCACCAATGCGGGACTCATCGAAAGCCACCCGCATGATGTTATTATTACGAAAGAAGCGCCGAACTATCAATTGAGCCAACGCTAGTTTCGTCATTGCGAGGAGCGCACTTGCTCTTCGCAATGACGAAGCAATCTCCCGCTTATTGGAACACATTACATGACTTTACATCTAATTTCTTCTCTGGATGGACGCTACGCCTCAACCGTTGCACCACTAACGGACTTCTTTTCCGAATTTGCGTTTCTGCGCGATAGAGTCCGCGTCGAACTTAACTTTCTGTCTGCTCTTTCCAAAACGGACCTTGTTCGCACTTTGAGCGATTCTGAATCCGCTCAAATCGAATCCATCATCACAAACTTTTCCGACGCTGACGCAGAAATGATCCTTGAACACGAACGTAAGACTCGGCACGATGTCAAAGCGATCGAATATTTTATTCAGAACAAACTTATGGACTCAGCCAGCTCGCTGGCGGAAGGCGGGAGCAAGCTCCCTGAATCCAAAAGTATGGCGGATTTAATTCCGTGGATTCACTTCGGATTAACTTCAGAAGATACCAACAGCCTTGGGCAAGCCATCTCTCTGAACGAATCACGGGACAAAGTTATCGTCCCTGCTCTCGACTCTCTTATCTCGAGCCTCTCTGAACTTGCCCTTCGCTACAAATCCGTTCCCATGCTCGCCCGCACACACGGACAGTTTGCTGTCCCCACTACAGTGGGCAAAGAAATTGCAGTCTACATCGCCCGCCTCAAAAAGACCCGCGATGATATTGCATCTCATAAGTTCGAAGCCAAGCTGACAGGTGCCGTTGGTAACTTCAATGCCTTGCAAGCCGCTGTCCCCAACATTGACTGGATTTCATTCAGCAAGAACTTCGTTTCTAGTTTTGGGCTTGAGCCTAATTTACTCACTACCCAAATCCTCCCGTACGATAATTGGGTTCGTTACTTTGATCTCGTCCGCTTGACCAATTCCATCCTGATCGACTTTGCTCAAGATATCTGGCGTTACATCAGTGATGGTTATTTGAAGCAAGCTGTCGTCGCTGGGGAGGTGGGTTCGTCCACGATGCCGCAGAAGGTTAACCCGATTGACTTTGAGAATGCAGAGGGAAATCTCGGCGTAGCGAATTCACTGTTCGTGCATTACGCCCAAAAGCTGACGGTTTCTCGTTTGCAACGTGATCTCACGGATTCAACTGTCCGCCGTACGTTCGGTTCGGCGTTAGGTCACAGCTTGATCGGTTGGACCAACTTCCAGCGTGGATTGAAGCGTATTGCTCCTGATGAGGAAAAACTCAAAGCGGAGTTGAATGCCCATTGGGAAGTCGTCTCCGAAGGCGCACAAACCATCCTGCGTGCGGCTGGAAAATCAGACGCATACGAATCGCTCAAAGAACAAACTCGCGGACGAGTCCTCACGGAATCTGATTACAAGACTTGGTGTGACTCGATTGATGTGGATGATACAACGCGAGCAAAGTTGAAAGTGCTTTCGCCTGAAAGTTATATTGGGTTGGCTATCCAATTAACGGAGCAGGTGGTGAAAAAGGGATAATATAAAGATTACCCAAATGGGTAACACATTACCCATTCGAATATGTTGACAGATACTACGGTGAGTCCGTAGAATAGGTCAATTTAATAATCTCCCGGGTGTGTTTGGAAGGTCGAACGAGTTAACCAATTTTGTGGTTAGGTGTTGTAATACTTCCTTGACCATTAAAAGTATCGACTGTCCCCTTAATTGAAGACTGGCAATTTAAAGATTTTTATAGCATGCGTTTGCATGAGATTGAATCATAGCTCAGTGACGAAGGATGAATGCCATGAAGAGAAGCAACTCCCCCCAGCAAATGGGTCTGCCACCCAAACAGGGTATGTATGACCCACAGTTCGAACACGATGCTTGTGGTTTGGGTATCGTGGTTAATATCAACGGTGAGAAGTCACATCGTATTCTCGAACAAGCTTTAACCGTTTTGGAGAACCTGACACATCGTGGTGCACGAGGTACCGAGCCGAACACGGGCGATGGCGCAGGGATCGTCATTCAAACGCCTCACAAGTTTTTGAAGAAGAAAGCCGCGCGTCATAACTTTAGTATTCCTGAGTTGGGACAATATGGTGTGGGTATAGTCTTCCTGCCGCCTGATTCCAATCAACGCCGTGCCATCGAAGTACATTTCGAAAAGATCATTGCCGCTGAAGGACAGCGCGTGCTGGGCTGGCGTACGGTCAAGACGTACAATGCTGAGTTGGGTGAATCAGCCAAGCGGGCTGAGCCCAAAATGCGCATGATCTTTGTCGGCCGCAATCCGTCCATCATCGAAGATATGGATTTCGAGCGCAAGCTGTATGTGATCCGTCGTCGTGCTGAAAAAGAGATCCGTTATGGAGCTCAGTTTGAAGGCGGAAAATATTTCTACATCGCGAGCCTTTCGTACAAGACGCTCGTTTACAAAGGGATGCTTGTCTCTGACCAATTGAAGGGATACTTCCCTGATCTTTCTGACCCTGATATGGAAAGCGGGTTGGCTGTCGTCCATTCACGTTTTAGCACGAACACATTCCCAAGTTGGGAACGCGCCCATCCTTATCGGTATGTTTCCCATAACGGCGAGATCAATACTGTGCGTGGCAATGTCAATTGGTTGCGAGCGCAGGAAGAATACCTTGAGTCCAGTCTGTTTGGCAGTGAACTGAAAAAGGCCCTGCCCATCATGCAACCGGATGGCAGTGATACCGGCATGTTCGATAACTGTCTCGAATTATTGACCTTGTCCGGGCGTTCCCT
Proteins encoded in this window:
- a CDS encoding phosphoribosylformylglycinamidine cyclo-ligase — translated: MTNSYASSGVDIDAGNRAVELMKDAVKATYNESVLAGIGSFGGLFDASALKQMNHPVLVASTDGVGTKVKLAASVGRYRGIGHDIVNHCINDILVQGARPFFFMDYFATSKLNPEQTAEVVTGIAEACKESGMALLGGETAEMPGVYRDGEFDVAGTIVGVLERDRILPRPNLLAGDLILGLPSSGPHTNGYSLIRKVFEGADLEVIVPELGGSLADALLASHRSYFNVLYPHLDKVKALAHLTGGGFIENIPRILPENLNAVIHQGSWQVPPLWKLVQKTGNISTEEMFRVFNMGIGMVVIVDKTDAADLQNAITEPTFIIGELVDGERKTILA
- a CDS encoding phosphoribosylaminoimidazolecarboxamide formyltransferase codes for the protein MKDLTLRYGTNPNQSPARVYLQDGGDLPITVLGGSPGYINLLDALNAWQLVRELKQTIGLPAATSFKHVSPSGAAVAVPLTDVLKKIYFVDDMELSPLATAYARARGVDRMSSFGDFIALSDTVDVPTAKLIAREVSDGVIAPAYEPEALEILKKKKQGKYAVVQIDPAYEPQLTEVRQVFGVSMEQRRNDRPVTREDFANIVTKKKDLPESAVRDMFIAWITLKFTQSNSVCYVTDGQTIGVGAGQQSRVHCARLAGSKADLWRLRQHPFVLALPFKEGVKRPDRDNAIDQFLQPDVTEEEKKNWVNVFTEIPKQLTAEERRAWLDGLTDVTLGSDAFFPFRDSIDRAVKSGVKYVLQPGGSNRDEDVITACDEYGMTMVFSGLRLFHH
- the purN gene encoding phosphoribosylglycinamide formyltransferase, whose amino-acid sequence is MIKRLVVLISGNGSNLQAILDACASGELPASVVCVISNKADAYGLVRAKNAGVEAIHFAKQGDESRNEYDARLAELFLTKQPDYVVLAGWMRILTSSFLNHFPSRVVNLHPALPDTFPGTHAIERAFEAYGRGEIEHTGIMVHLVPDEGVDNGPVLATEIVPINKDDTLESLEARVHQTEHTLLVNTLKMVFANSEKIIDEK
- the guaB gene encoding IMP dehydrogenase, whose product is MNEELFDRFESLTFDDVLIVPGYTEVLPNETDVKVQLTPNIQLNIPILSAAMDTVTEARLAIALAREGGLGIIHRNMPPDAQAAEVEKVKRSQSGMIVEPISLQPDAPLSKAEEIMSTYHISGVPITDEKGKLVGIITNRDIRFVEDSDYNLPVRQFMTAQDKLITAKVGISAKDARDILQKHRIEKLPLVDENGMLKGLLTVKDIQKAREYPNAATDSKGRLIVGAAVGVGKDVETRVELMVKAGVDAVTIDTAHGHSKGVLEAIRRIKSAWKDLPVFAGNVVTAEGVDALVEAGADAIKVGVGAGSICTTRVVSGAGMPQVSAIFECSRAAQKHGISVIADGGIKFSGDIVKAIVAGGNAVMLGSMLAGLEEAPGEVMMYEGRRFKEYRGMGSLGAMKGYGVDRYATGQSGSGKLVPEGIEGRVPYKGALGEYVYQLVGGLRSGMGYAGAASLNDLRTKTRLTRITNAGLIESHPHDVIITKEAPNYQLSQR
- the purB gene encoding adenylosuccinate lyase produces the protein MTLHLISSLDGRYASTVAPLTDFFSEFAFLRDRVRVELNFLSALSKTDLVRTLSDSESAQIESIITNFSDADAEMILEHERKTRHDVKAIEYFIQNKLMDSASSLAEGGSKLPESKSMADLIPWIHFGLTSEDTNSLGQAISLNESRDKVIVPALDSLISSLSELALRYKSVPMLARTHGQFAVPTTVGKEIAVYIARLKKTRDDIASHKFEAKLTGAVGNFNALQAAVPNIDWISFSKNFVSSFGLEPNLLTTQILPYDNWVRYFDLVRLTNSILIDFAQDIWRYISDGYLKQAVVAGEVGSSTMPQKVNPIDFENAEGNLGVANSLFVHYAQKLTVSRLQRDLTDSTVRRTFGSALGHSLIGWTNFQRGLKRIAPDEEKLKAELNAHWEVVSEGAQTILRAAGKSDAYESLKEQTRGRVLTESDYKTWCDSIDVDDTTRAKLKVLSPESYIGLAIQLTEQVVKKG